The Streptomyces uncialis genomic interval CGCGGCTGGTGCGCAGATAGCCGATGCCGGGCAGCCCGGCCATGTGGTGGACGAGACGGGCGGTCTGGTTGGCGTCGCACGGGTACAGGACGGTGGAGCCGTGGACCGCGCGCATCATGGCGAGGTCTTCGAGACCCATCTGGGAGGGTCCGTCCTGGCCGATGGAGACTCCGGCGTGGGAGCCGCAGAGCTGGATGCCGGTGCCGCTGACGGCCGCCATCCGGATGAAGTCATGGGCCCGGGTGAGGAACGCGGCGAACGTCGTGGCGAAGGGGAGGTAGCCGCGTGCCCGCATCCCCACGGCGGTGGCGATCAGTTGCTGTTCGGCGATGTACATCTCGAAGTAGCGGTCCGGGTGGGCCTTGCCGAACGCGTCGGCCCGGGTGGAGTCACCGACCTCGCCGTCCAGGGCGACGACATCGTCCCGCTCCGATCCGAGGGCGGCGAGCGCGGCCCCGAAGGCGTCCCGGGTGGCGACCTCGTCCCCGGCCCGGTAGCGGGGCGCCGCGACCGGGCCGGTCCTGTCCGGGGTGGTCCCGTCCCCGCCGGTCCGGTCCGGGGCGGTCGCCGGCGGCGTACCGGACGGCTTCGCCACGTCGATCCGGACGGACCGGGTCCCGCCCAGTTCCTCGACGGCCCGTTCGGGGTGCGGCAGCGGCTTGCCGTGGAAGCCCTCCTGGTCCTCCACCTCCGCGACGCCCCGGCCCTTGTGGGTGCGGGCGATGACCGCGGTGGGCCGGTCCGTCGTGGCCGCGGCCTCCCGGAAGGCGGTGTCGATCGCGGCGACGTCGTGTCCGTCGACCTCGATCGTGTGCCAGCCGAAGGCACCCAGCTTGCGGGCGTAGGCGTCGAGGTCCCAGCCCTCCCGGGTGGGGCCGCGCTGGCCGAGCCGGTTGACGTCCACGATCAGGGTCAGGTTGTCGAGCCGTTCGTACGCCGCCTGCGCGGCGCCTTCCCAGACGGACCCCTCGGCCATCTCGCTGTCCCCGCACAGCACCCAGACCCGGTACGGCAGCCGGTCCAGCCGCTTCCCGGCGAGCGCCATGCCGACCCCGACGGGAAGCCCCTGCCCGAGGGAGCCGGTGGCCACGTCCACCCAGGGCAGACGTGGGGTGGGGTGCCCTTCCAGGGGGCTGCCGTCCTGCCGGAACGTGAGGAGTTCTGCGTCGTCGATCACTCCCGCGGCCCGGTAGAGCGCGTACAGCAGCGGAGAGGCGTGCCCCTTGGAGAGGACCAGCCGGTCGTTGCCCGGATGTCCGGGCCG includes:
- a CDS encoding transketolase; this encodes METGQLEELGQQLRVDAVRAADAAGSGHPTSSMSAADLGGVLLAHHLRYDFERPGHPGNDRLVLSKGHASPLLYALYRAAGVIDDAELLTFRQDGSPLEGHPTPRLPWVDVATGSLGQGLPVGVGMALAGKRLDRLPYRVWVLCGDSEMAEGSVWEGAAQAAYERLDNLTLIVDVNRLGQRGPTREGWDLDAYARKLGAFGWHTIEVDGHDVAAIDTAFREAAATTDRPTAVIARTHKGRGVAEVEDQEGFHGKPLPHPERAVEELGGTRSVRIDVAKPSGTPPATAPDRTGGDGTTPDRTGPVAAPRYRAGDEVATRDAFGAALAALGSERDDVVALDGEVGDSTRADAFGKAHPDRYFEMYIAEQQLIATAVGMRARGYLPFATTFAAFLTRAHDFIRMAAVSGTGIQLCGSHAGVSIGQDGPSQMGLEDLAMMRAVHGSTVLYPCDANQTARLVHHMAGLPGIGYLRTSRGASPVLYGPDEDFPVGGSRVLRSGDADQVTVIGAGVTVHEALRAADLLAAEGIAVRVIDLYSVKPVDGGTLRQAADATGCLMTVEDHHPEGGIGDAVAEAFADGRPAPRLIRLAVRNMPASATPAEQLHHSGIDAASIAAGVRSLV